A region of Micromonospora chokoriensis DNA encodes the following proteins:
- a CDS encoding DUF4145 domain-containing protein, whose product MNPTTFADLRALASAFAADDWPHLLCPICGRGSLKAGKVNSVETARSREMHDHEAWEPDFIRGFFQVVLVCGGAECGEVVLASGEMTVGPVVSSSHDWTYSEFYLMRHLMPALVPIAFPERTPNPVKDRVLEASRLLYFDASAAGNRIRTAVEELLTHQKVPRTTSSSGKRRRLTAHHRIDRFRAKNSEAANLLEAVKWIGNDASHEVALSPLEVIDGLELLEGALQLIYNDKTQRLTNLAKRINLRKTSVKPKPRSGRP is encoded by the coding sequence TTGAATCCGACGACGTTTGCCGACCTGCGGGCGCTCGCCAGCGCCTTTGCTGCTGATGACTGGCCTCACCTCCTTTGTCCGATCTGTGGCCGGGGCAGCCTGAAGGCGGGGAAGGTGAACTCGGTGGAGACCGCCCGGTCGAGGGAGATGCACGACCACGAGGCCTGGGAGCCTGACTTCATTCGTGGTTTCTTTCAGGTCGTGCTCGTCTGTGGAGGGGCGGAATGCGGTGAGGTGGTGCTGGCGTCCGGCGAGATGACGGTTGGACCAGTCGTCAGCTCGAGCCACGACTGGACCTACTCCGAGTTCTACCTGATGCGCCACCTCATGCCGGCCCTGGTGCCGATCGCCTTCCCTGAGCGCACGCCCAATCCTGTCAAGGATCGTGTGCTGGAGGCGTCCAGGCTGCTTTACTTCGACGCAAGCGCGGCAGGGAACAGGATTCGCACTGCCGTGGAGGAGTTGCTGACTCATCAGAAGGTGCCGCGAACCACCTCGTCCAGCGGCAAGCGGCGTCGGCTGACCGCGCATCACCGGATCGATCGGTTCCGGGCGAAGAATTCAGAGGCAGCTAACCTCCTGGAAGCGGTCAAGTGGATCGGGAACGACGCCAGCCACGAGGTCGCCCTGTCTCCGCTTGAGGTGATCGACGGCCTAGAATTGTTGGAGGGCGCCCTCCAGCTCATCTACAACGACAAGACGCAGCGCCTGACCAATCTTGCCAAGAGGATCAACCTGCGGAAGACCAGCGTCAAGCCGAAGCCGCGCAGCGGTAGGCCCTAA
- a CDS encoding helix-turn-helix domain-containing protein — protein sequence MPDDIGSTVPRRQLGRLLRQFRNEAGVTLDAAAEALEYSRQKIWRLECGQGSVRVLDVKAMCELYGVSPEMTEAMRGLAVETKSKGWWHAYGDAVPNWFELYVGLESAASRLRGFDESLIPGILQTKGYADALIRRGRILSDEERERAVQVRLQRQALLVRRLPPAPRLESVLSEAVLRRTVGGSNVMTAQLDHLLRVSELPNVSVRVLPLAAGPHPGAVAGTVMILDFPPTKGGRAAPEPSVVYSESLTGALYLDKPDELAAYERVWGGLDAMALGEAESKDMIKRISGEMRNG from the coding sequence ATGCCCGACGACATCGGATCGACAGTGCCGCGTCGGCAGCTCGGCCGGCTGCTGCGGCAGTTCCGCAACGAGGCCGGGGTGACGCTCGACGCCGCCGCCGAAGCCCTCGAGTACAGCCGGCAGAAGATTTGGCGCCTCGAATGCGGCCAGGGCTCGGTTCGGGTGCTCGACGTCAAGGCGATGTGCGAGCTGTACGGGGTGTCGCCGGAGATGACCGAGGCGATGCGCGGGCTGGCCGTGGAGACGAAGTCGAAGGGCTGGTGGCACGCGTACGGCGATGCGGTGCCGAACTGGTTCGAGCTCTACGTCGGCCTGGAGTCCGCCGCTTCGCGGCTCAGAGGCTTCGACGAGTCTCTGATCCCCGGCATCCTGCAGACCAAGGGCTACGCCGACGCGCTGATCCGGCGCGGCAGGATCCTCAGCGACGAGGAGAGGGAGCGCGCCGTCCAAGTAAGGCTTCAGCGGCAGGCGCTACTCGTCCGGCGGCTTCCTCCGGCGCCACGGCTGGAGTCGGTGTTGTCAGAGGCAGTGCTTCGACGCACGGTCGGCGGCTCCAACGTCATGACCGCGCAACTCGACCACCTACTTAGGGTGTCAGAGCTACCGAATGTGTCCGTCCGAGTGCTACCACTGGCTGCGGGACCACACCCCGGCGCGGTCGCCGGTACCGTCATGATCCTCGACTTCCCGCCCACCAAGGGCGGCAGAGCAGCCCCGGAACCGTCAGTCGTCTACAGCGAGTCGCTGACCGGGGCGCTCTACCTCGACAAGCCTGACGAGTTAGCCGCGTACGAACGCGTCTGGGGAGGGCTGGATGCGATGGCCCTCGGCGAGGCAGAATCGAAAGACATGATCAAGAGGATCTCCGGGGAGATGCGAAATGGCTGA
- a CDS encoding DivIVA domain-containing protein, with the protein MNARNQRPDQSSRGATYRSAAYTSLLPWQVRERRFPPVGLGRRGLNPDDVYAFLDRVAGDMAAVYAALAESRRETARIKAGLRRWQTDQARARNDRGQAR; encoded by the coding sequence ATGAACGCCAGAAACCAGCGACCAGACCAGTCGAGCCGCGGTGCGACCTACCGCTCCGCCGCGTACACCAGTCTGCTGCCGTGGCAGGTGCGTGAGCGTCGCTTCCCGCCGGTCGGGCTCGGGCGTCGCGGTCTGAACCCCGACGACGTGTACGCCTTCCTCGACCGGGTCGCCGGCGACATGGCCGCCGTCTACGCCGCTCTCGCCGAGAGTCGCCGTGAGACGGCCCGGATCAAGGCCGGGCTGCGTCGCTGGCAGACCGATCAGGCCCGTGCCCGCAACGACCGGGGCCAGGCGCGATGA
- a CDS encoding DUF397 domain-containing protein, with protein sequence MADLTGAIWRKSTRSGDNGGACVEVADNLAGVVAVRDSKDLRGPGLMFPPKAWSAFVSSIKDNPSRV encoded by the coding sequence ATGGCTGACCTGACCGGCGCTATCTGGCGCAAGAGCACCCGCAGCGGCGACAACGGCGGCGCCTGCGTCGAGGTCGCCGACAACCTCGCCGGCGTTGTCGCTGTACGCGACTCGAAGGACCTGCGGGGACCCGGGCTGATGTTTCCGCCGAAGGCCTGGTCAGCCTTCGTCTCCTCCATCAAGGACAACCCGTCCCGGGTGTGA